In Montipora capricornis isolate CH-2021 chromosome 4, ASM3666992v2, whole genome shotgun sequence, the DNA window TGTCTTGAAGACTGAAATTTCCCATTTACAATCTATCTTACCTTAGGTGCTGAAATAGCTCAAACGTGTGCCAATAAGTACAATGCTGAAGTACAGATTTTAATAGGGGATGATGATTCAGCCACTGTCAAGAAAGTTAGGGAGAGTGTGACACACAATGTAGAGAAGTGGTCAGACATATACCACGCAAAAAAATCGTTTACTAGTCACTTGTATAATCTACAATCCGAGTTCAAAGGTCAACTTAGCGCAAAAGTAGTAGAGTATTTTGCAAAATGCTTTGGATATGCTCTGGTGCAAAACAGAAATGATTCCCAGGGTCTTAAGCAAAGTTTGAGAGCCATTATACCACATGCGTTTGGCAAGCACAAGTACTGTAGTGTCACCTGGTGCGGGTTTCTAAAAGACCCTTCAAGCTTCTGTCATGCTTCATTAGCTCATGGAAACGATCTTAAAGGGGATAAGATGGAAGAAGAGCCGACGAATGTCATTGACATGTACATAAAGAATGCACAAAAACTTGCTCTACTCGGTTCCAGCCAGGGTAATGAGGCCCTGAACAATACAATTGATAGCAAAGCAGCAAAAATTCGACACTATGGTGCAAGTGAAAGCAACGATTTTAGAGTGGCGTGTGCTGTAAGCCAGAAGAATCTTGGTCATAATTATGTCTCAGAGGTAAGCCCagtttttctttcaataatgtATTGAATTTTGTTGTTACAGGAAATTACATACATGTCCTCAAGGATATTTTGGGTTTTATTCCACACCCCTCATATGGTGTTGGTATTTCTCTTAAAATACTTGGTAAAATAAAACTTTTGGTTGACGGTGGTGGTTGTGTGTGTGTGCTTGTGGTGAGTTGGTGGTAGGAAAGGCGGTAGGTTttctgctacatgtacatgtatgggcATCAGAATATAAAATGAAATATATATCAAAATTACTATATTTTTCGTCTTGAATAATAATACTACAAGGCTCTAAAGGAAATTCAACTTTCACCTGGGGCTTACAGCCAGGAGTATGGTAATAGAGTAGACAGGAAGATGGACAGGCTAAGGGTGGTAGAGAAAACAAGAGCAttcaaaagaaagagaagagataAGCACAAAAAGAGAGCTACAAAGGTCAGGCAGCTAGAGGTCTGAGAGGGTACTCAATATCAAAGTGATATGGGGTTTAACTCTAGTGTACAGGAATCGAAAGAGCAGATCCCACAACCAACCATCCCACCACAGATCATTCAAGCTTGCACCAGCGAAAAAGACTTTAAGAAAGTAGTGTTTGATTTGGAGACAACATCAGGaggtaattttattttcaaagggATTACTGTATGTGATCACTCCCGTAAGCAATCAGCTGTGGTTATGATTGGTTTTGTGTTATCTTGAGCCTTAAGTAAAATACATTTATCAGGTAAAAGCCCTAGCAAGTGAAGCTCATCGAAAAGAATAGGGCACATAGTTGTAAGGGTGTTATGGTCTGGCCTTTTCTCATGGGTTGGTtgcgcgctctttctgtggctcgacgctgctacacagccacgctacgtcagcaaagctcttgaaagtcgatgcttttcgtgttcaggtacggtttggaaaatatatttttcttgcattttttgctggtttcagtgtaggtttaacataatatagctgtggtcaggacacactggtggctacgtagttattcaagtcgagcattggagcgatataaacttaaagctgagtgtttactttgaatttgttttgggctttttgctctgaattgcagtttttggtatgtgttaagatttttaattttgaatctactaaggttgcaagatgcctggacggcctatgacagaagagcagaaacgaaagaagagagaatgagaacgagaacgagaacgagaacgacaaaacggtacaccagtaatagcttaaagttggtggaagaagttactccacaaattcttttcttggacactaaaccgtttgttatttctacggatgagttatttcaagtggatgcatatttctagaAAGTTGTTTactcgttttttcctttgctcaggaatgaaactcgaatttttattgttaactggaattaaataacaatcatctgtactctttttggacagaaataatcgatcttttgctggtttgtttggctttaaaatgtgagcgaacaagaagtttttttactccgcttgcctaattgtttttcgatgtgcctcgacagtgacaagaaaattttgcacttatgttctacacatgtaatcgcaatgagttctcgtaaaaagtaaggagaaatatcaccagcttgtgttttcagaagtttgtttagagcacgtacaggtaatttgttggagatcttgtttgaagtttgtcctttctagccgattctggttctaagccaagctggcgtgtttcaatgaagtacatcaaaatgtaaatgatctcgttttcagagataaagtggaataaagaaagtacgatctgtcacatcacgagctatagtacgtctgtgagttctaattttagcgtgattcctattcgcttgcttctttccttttctgttcgcttgctgagggtttgtttgttttcttttcaaactcttgcgattcaagattaattaattgcctaactggtgaattcaacagtagatttcgctggaaaaaccgatatcacactcatcccttcgtgattcatgcgatcagtcggtttttcagttgaaattaactatggaattcactagttaggcagcgaagaaagtgacataattaagcaatttccgggaaaaccaaaaggcagacagttccaaagcctttcattttcactaatcctacagccagtaagaataaacaagccgggagctccgcttttaggcttggctaaatctatatattagtccTTAGTTTCACTCAGCGGGCCCATGAAATTATTTCTTAGTGCAATTAGTGCACAGTGATAACTGATAACAAAACATGTTGTGAcaacttttattgttgttatgaGATCAACTGAGAACAGTTATGTGTCTACTTTGCTAATGTTAATTaacaaaacaatttgtttttgtttttgtcagctAATAATGCAGAGATTTGCGAGCTTGCAGCGATACATGGTACTGAACAGTTTAATGTGTACATCCTTCCATTGCATGGAATCACGCCAACAGCAGCAGCTGCGAAGAGGCTCTCAGTCAGCCATGGCCGTATGTTTTATGAGGGAAAACCAGTTACTGCTGTCCAGCTTGATGTTGCAATACAAAAGTTTCTAAACTGGTCACAGAGCCTTACAGAACCATTCCTTTTCTTAGCACATAATGCTAAGTTGTTTGATGCAAAGCATTTACTAAAAGCTCTCGAGATGTCAAGTAAAACTGAACCGTTCTCAGAAGTGGTTGTTGGCTTTTGTGATACACTTCCAGCATTCAAGGAGTTGTTTCCAGAGAGAAAGATTTACAGTCAGGAGAACTTAGCCAGGGATCTACTTGAATCCACCTATAATGCACACAATGCACTAAATGATGTACAACTGTTATAAGAACTGAGTGACAAATTTCTCAGTGCTCAAATTGTACAGAAACATAGCTTTTCTTTCTCCTGGTATCAAGAATGTACCAAGTACTTAAGTGATAAACGGGTTAATCTCCAGACCCTCCAGCCACTAGTTGCTGCAAAAGCAATTTCCATGGGAATGGCGGGGAAAGCTGCTGCATCAGGGTTGTCTTTTACTCACTTACTCCTCGCCTTTCAAAGGGGTGGCAGTGAAGCTCTCTCAAATGTACTGAAAGAGAAATTTAATGGTAAGGCTCGTATCACTCGAAGGAAGAAAGTAATTATGAAAATATGTGACTTTTTCAAAGGCCAATCAAGTTGTTGTGACAAAGTGTGATGATTTATACCTATTCCAGATAAACTTGACTGTTTTTCTTACAGACAGGTTTAAatatcaaatgtttggaaaatatggtcttcaatatattttttttattgtaagtGAGCGCGCTAAGATTGACTGGGAGCGGTTACCGTAAAACTATAACTGAGACTGAGTCAATAAAGCTGAATAAAGTGAAATTTCTAGGACAGCAGCCCAAAGCATGAAgaatggcaaaattttgaagaTCTTAATAGTACACTGACATGAAACTCCTTACATTATAGGTTCTGTGCACAAAATGTAAGTAgatgtgaaaaaaaagttaaagttatACCCTAAACTTACCCACTCACCTATGATGACAATCCCAGATCCATCTCGTACCATAAACACCGATCACCAATTGGTTTCTTGTCGGTCACACTATCCCCTTATTCTTTTCAGGAAACAGTTACAATGTTTTGCATCTGTTTTACAAATATCGAAGCAAAAGCGGGGCCTTCCAAGGTCGATCATGCAAACCAAACACTCGAGTGAGAAATTGACTCACAACACGTGATAGAGGCAGAAAAATCCTCGCGTAGAAACGTGCAGGCAACGCGCCAACATGGCGGACTATTCTCGCTCGAGGGGAAACCTCAACAGATGCGATGGTCAttttctcttaaacgagcatggtgagctatattttttattacataAAATTTTTGTACATATGGTCctcctaaatttaaaaaaaaattaaaaaaattgtcggagggaaaaaaagatatagccGAGAGCGTGCACAAAACTGTTACTCCAACATGCAAATTATGACCACGAAAACAACAACTCTACGAACACTTTACGTCCACATTGTTTTAAATTGTGATTCGTCCCCAAATTTTATATGATATTGTTCTATATGCTCCACACTTTCTACCtgtcaatttttttcccaagttTTACTTTAATAAAGTATGTTTCGAGCTACTGCAAAATTTAACATGAACCGATGAATAATGCGCCTAAATAACACGAGTACAAGCATAAattgggtaagattggcccatcatATCTCTTAAGCGAGAACGGTGACCTAtcatttttattccttttttcgAAACAGtgcttggtagagaacattcagggaaagttttaaaaaaattcatcaggaactttaatttctgaggaatcaccttaatgtccccattaacgcTTTCACCGCCACAAATGCAGATTGACACTTAGAGCTCAATTTTACTCTGTTTGGTGAGGTTGACCAGGATGGCTGCACACAGTCAGGAATTTGCCTCACgaggtcaaaaatatcaaacatgtttgattttatcctcacagGCTCACGAGGCGTATTTCCAGCATATTGCGCAccacgtgaggaaacggctgagcaaaccgctcagtttgctcagctctttcctcactgTGTGCTGCGGGCTTTATTTCAAAGAGCtaaaacaagttgcaaaaatagtggagacactttgcCTTCATGACGCGTTAGTAGCTTCCCCCATCTCTCCCACACTGcgacccccttcccccccttatcaatgttgctagcaatACCAAATCATGTGGAAAACTTCAAtggtcaacattgaaagggggagagggaggggggaggtGGGAAATGATTAAATTCTAGATTTGGTGGGAATGGAAAGgtaaaaaaggtgttttttaacgggagtgtctcaccatttttgcaacttgttgtctgagttgctTGTCATTGTATTGCTAtccggtcactttgtttattggggCGGGAAGGCGTTGGTGTTTGGCTTTTAGTATgggatttcaaaaaaaaaaggtttcattcTCCGATATCTGGTGAGTGGAAAATGGCGAGCGATAAAGTGGAATTTGGGGAGTTTCCGGTATGACGTAATTGGAGGCTATTTTTATGCTTTCTGTGATTTAGGTGGAAAACACATGTCATTTGGTAAATATAACGCTGCGATCACCGTCGTGTCGCTTTTTATGGTTTGCTAGAAACATGTTCGAACCCATGTGTAAATAATTTGTGgcaaacaaatatatttctgtTGATACATGACATCTAAAGGTTGCGTAAtatgtacgaaattagctgtttaCGTATGTGAAACAAAGATCACTGCTTCTTAAAAATTGTCATCGCTTGCCATTAAAAGGGAAcacccactttccgaaaaataaGTTGTTACCAAACATTGTCAGAGAAAGGAACGTTTTCGTGAAGGAACATTTTTACGATTACTTTCGTGTTAGTCTGCTTTCCGCGAAGGGATTTCAAAggcaaaaaacggaaaaagcgcATGTCTTCATTTGATTTATCCGAAATAATCATTAGAAAGGGCATAAAAACTAGAACTGAACTGTTGGCTTATGCCAATCAACAGAAATCTCAAGGAAAATATGACATTGCAGAGTTTATTGTTAACCGGGGTCCCCGTGTTGTAGCTGAGGTCTTAACAACTGCCTGGGAAATGAATACAGCGCAAGAAAAACTAGATCGTGCTAAAAAATCTCGTCTTGAAATTCTGGAAGAAGCATCACAAGGAGAATGTGCAGCAGGCTGTAATGGACAATGGCTGACTTGTGCTACGGAGGTACTCGAGCAAAATGGTATTCGGAAAGAAAGTTTTACTACAGCCATAAAGGATCTACTTCAGAACGGCCGTAGCAAATTTAGAAATGTAATGATTTGTGGCCCAGCAAATTCAGGGAAGACTTTTCTGCTGAACcctcttacatgtacatgtgtctACAAAACATTTTGCAATCCAGCTTGCACCTCATTTGCTTGGGTGGGAGCGGAAGAAGCTGAATGCATTTTCTTAAATGATTTTCGCTGGTTGCAACAAATTATTCAGTGGCATGATTTCCTTCTTATGCTTGAAGGCCAGATGGTCCATCTGCCTGCACCTAAAACGCATTACGCTAAAGACATTGTCTTTGACAAAGACACTCCTATTTTCTGTACAGGAAAACAACCCTTTGTATATATTAAAAATGGTGTTATAGATCAGCGAGAGACAGACATGATGTCTGTACGCTGGAAAATCTTTCATTTTAATGTACCAATTGAACAGAACGCTCAAAAGGAACTACCCAAGTGTGTTAAATGCTCTGCGACATTTGTTTTGCAGTGATTACACTATGAGAACTGAACAAATTTGTTCAGGCTACAAGTTATGACATTTTATATGAAACGATCTACTACGGTCTACCATAaattttcactgagaaaataatgtgatatcatatttctttgaGTTGCTATGGTAGACCGTGCTCAAATGGTAGACCGTTGGGAAATGGAATAGAAGATACGAACACGATTTCTAACTAtgtaaactttattatttaacACCTATTAATGTATAGAATTGACTAGAAAAGTACGAAGTTGAATTGTGCCTTTGTAAAAAGGTGAGATTTTCAGCTGTAACGCCATCATCGCAGATGACGTCACTCAGGACCACAATAAATGTATTGCGTTACATAATAAGTCAAGTGTTTACGTTTGCGGAAAATCACTTCGGCTGCtgaaaatattttgttcactttAATAATTGGTACGGTGTCCTCTGCTAGCGATAATGAGATCCAAGCGCTTATACATTGATGCAATGGTATTGTCAATAATATCTTTTCGCGTTCTGTACAATGTTCTTTTCACTCGGCATGCAAActcctgaaatgtttcagagcttatacgatTGGTTAACGCTTGTTTCTTTAGATCCCGCTTTACTATATTGAAAATATTCTCAATgggattcaaatccggactaCGCTTAGGAATAGAAAATAGTCTCCCGCCAACTTCTCTAACAGCTTTTCGTGCCTTTGAACAGTTCAGAATCGGACAATTGTCATGTACAAATAATCTAGATGGCTCTTTACCGCTTTTCCGGAACATTTCCCGGTACTTTCTGCGTACAAACTGCGCAATATAGTCACCATCGAGTTTGCTTGCGGAGTGTTTTAAGAGTTTGGGATCTTTTCAAAGCAACAAATCCCCAGGTAACGACGGCCGTACGGTTGAGTTCTATAATGCGTTTTGGGAAAGTCTTGGAAAGCTTCTTGTAGACAGTCTTAATTGCTCATTTGATAAAGGTGAActatcaaattcccaaaaacaagcaataataactttgatagaaaagaaagataaagacaaacgaaaaatttctAATTGGAGGCCGATTTCCTTAATTAATGTAGATGTCAAGATTGGATCTAAAGCCATTGCCTTGAGACTCCAGACTGTTCTCCCTAGAATAATTCACCATAATCAGCATGCATATGTTAAAGGACGAACAATCAATGATGCAATAACGACGATTGATGATATACTCGTATATACTGAAAGATATGGTATCAACGGCAAAATGCTAGCAATAGATTTTCAGAAAGCCTTTGATTCAGTAAATAGGAATTTTTTGATTAGTACTTTGGCTGCTTTCAATTTTGGCTCTTCGTTCATCCAGTGGATACAAACCTTTTACCAAAATATTTCAAGCTGTGTTCTTAATAACGGGTTCTCTACCGGACCTTTTGAGATACAAAGAGGTGTGAGGCAAGGAGATCCACTCTCTCCATAGTTGTTCATTATTGTCCTAGAAGTACTAGCTGTTAGTATACGTAAAAATAAGGATATTCAAGGGATTGTGGTGGATAGAATCGAAATTAAACTTGAGCTTTTCGCAGACGATCTTACTGTATTCCTGAGGAACGATTGGTCTCTTAGACACCTCCTTGCTCTTATTTCAAAGTTTCGAATCTGTTCGGGTCTTGTcataaattttgacaaaacagaaaTGTTTATCTTGGGGAACTCGGTTATGGCTCCAGCACAGGACCAAAGTATTATGAACATTAACGTTAAGAGGTCTGTGAAAATATTAGGGGTGTATTTTACTTATGACAGCCGTTTGAGACACAAACTAAATTTTAAGGAAATAATAGATGCTGTCAAAACAAAACTTCAACTTTGGAAGTGGAGAAATCTGACAATAATTGGAAGAATTCAGATCGTTAAAACTTTTGTAATTCCACTGATAATGTACCGTGCTGGATCAATTTGTGTAGATAAGGAGGTGGTAACTGAGGCTAATAGGATTATATTTGATTTTATCTGGAAAGGGAAAGACAAAGTAAAACGAGCTTCCCTAGTTGATGACATAAAAGATGGAGGCCCCGCATTTAGAATCGATAATTAAGACTCATAGAATAATGCTTTGCCAGAGACTCGCGGATGAAGAACCTTGTAATTGGAAAACTATTTTATGTCACTATTTGAAACAGGTCGGGGGGAAGTTCATCCTCTGTTGCAACTTTGACATAAAAAAGCTACCGATAAACCTCCCAATGTATTACAGGGAATGTTTTGAGTGTTTTTCGCATTGCTCCGCAGCCACCGATAACAATGTACTTGAGCTTTCGCACGAACAAATTTCCAACACTGTTCTTTGGAACAATAAATTtatatgtattaataataaatcaGTCTTCAATCAAAGCTTGGTTAGTAAAGGAATAATCAAAATAGGCGATTTAGTAACAGAGAAAAACCAATTTATTTCTCAATGTAAGCAAAGCCGGGTGAATCTTTctccaaaagatatttttgaattgATGTCCTTAGTTGATGCAATCCCTGCACCGTGGCAACAGTCGCTGAAAATAAATGGATACTTGAACAAGAGTCCTTTTGTTATTCAGGACCAAATTCAACTTGTGCTCAATAACCAGGAGGTCTCGATTACTGAGGCGACCTTTAAGAAGGTTTATAGGGAGTTGGTCTCTGGTTTTGTTACTCCACCGACAGCTCATTCAAAGTTTAATGAAAGCTTTAATGGTGTTTGTTTGGACTGGAACGAAATTCATAGTTTGCCCTTTCTAGTCGCTTTAGACACAAAGTCACGAGAATTTCAATATAAAATTCTAAATAGGTATTTAGTGACAAATAcgcttttgaaaaaaataggcAAAATAGACTCCGCATTGTGCACCTTTTGTGGTATGTTGGACGAATCCCTGGAACATCTTTTTGTGACTTGCCATTTTACTACATTGCTGTGGAAAGAACTCATAGCTTGGTGTAGTGGAAGACAAATTAGAGTTGAATCACTATCTGctgcaaatataatttttggtgtCTGGCAAAGGAAAGATTGCTTCCTCTTATTAAATCATATAATCCTCATCGCAAAACAGTACATTTATTATTGTAGGTCCAACAATTTGAAACCACTTTTCTACGTTCTGTTGCAAAGAATTAAGTTTGTCTACCAATTAGAGAGCAAAATTGCTAAATGGAACAATAATTGGCAAGTTCACTCTATCAAATGGGGTAAGAGTGgttttgaagatgttgaagattGAAACGTGCTTTTATATCTTTTGCGATACTCTAACACAGCGCTAttgtgggtgtgtgtgtgtgtgtgtgtgtgtttgtgcATCATGTAGGGGGAACTTTTGGGGGGCGGGGGTGGTTGTTAGCATCCACTTGTTAGCTCAAAtctgtatatacatatatttttttgtgattgctgtaatttcttcgtttttgtaAGTGCTGTAACTCCAATatggaaatgttaaaaaaacaataataaaatacaaaaaaaaaaaaactagcatTTTTACACTTTCCCCCC includes these proteins:
- the LOC138046344 gene encoding uncharacterized protein; translated protein: MTHGAEIAQTCANKYNAEVQILIGDDDSATVKKVRESVTHNVEKWSDIYHAKKSFTSHLYNLQSEFKGQLSAKVVEYFAKCFGYALVQNRNDSQGLKQSLRAIIPHAFGKHKYCSVTWCGFLKDPSSFCHASLAHGNDLKGDKMEEEPTNVIDMYIKNAQKLALLGSSQGNEALNNTIDSKAAKIRHYGASESNDFRVACAVSQKNLGHNYVSEESKEQIPQPTIPPQIIQACTSEKDFKKVVFDLETTSGANNAEICELAAIHGTEQFNVYILPLHGITPTAAAAKRLSVSHGRMFYEGKPVTAVQLDVAIQKFLNWSQSLTEPFLFLAHNAKLFDAKHLLKALEMSSKTEPFSEVVVGFCDTLPAFKELFPERKIYSQENLARDLLESTYNAHNALNDVQLL